The following coding sequences lie in one Kryptolebias marmoratus isolate JLee-2015 linkage group LG5, ASM164957v2, whole genome shotgun sequence genomic window:
- the gpnmb gene encoding protein QNR-71: METLPCVLLLACAWLLSGAEGRRTYSDIFPHKHSAAQKSPFPVPPIPGWEPDTNPWDDYLYPPLNSKPREYMHHRDKPKVRLTSDSPALIGSSVTFTAKLEYPPCQKEDANGDLVWDERCEDGTELEASANGQVRSGYVYNWTSWLDDYGFGKCPDVKKCNVFPDGKPFPQSSSWRRKSYVYVWHTMGQYNETCDGSSSSVTINTTNLPLGAEVMEVMVYRKRERRKYSPLATDSTVYMVTDKIPLAVDISQKSQVNESVFVRAEDVVFRVHLHDPSGYLKTAASVDFKWDFSDGNQLVTHRDVTTHAYSALGRMSVRLVVEAAFPAECMPTSAAPTGTHVTSPPHTETSTAPPGTPAASTTMQTTPTPASTSQPLTSSATSMTTGSPTTAPLPSTASTESSGTTSPPLRARRLSSGECFRYAYGTFTGNITIVEPKHPLNSWPKSRIVDVSAVRVTNTNVNFRVKCLGSIPTSACTIVSDPSCSHVSSILCDDVPPSPECEVRLRRRFLEPGTYCVNITLENSSSMALASTTVTISKSQDSPGPKTPNTAGMVLSSCAVIVAVFAIIAYLVYKRHKVYRPVWRAVVEDAHGRAAAGGHMVRLKEALFPSNEEKRHLLTERHPL, from the exons ATGGAGACCCTACCGTGCGTTTTGCTCCTGGCCTGCGCCTGGCTGCTCTCTGGAGCTGAAGGACGGAGAA cgTACAGTGACATATTCCCTCACAAACACTCAGCGGCACAGAAGTCTCCATTTCCAGTCCCACCCATCCCTGGCTGGGAGCCTGACACCAACCCATGGGATGATTACCTCTATCCGCCTCTGAATTCCAAGCCGAGGGAGTACATGCAtcacagag ATAAACCCAAAGTCCGTCTGACGAGTGACAGTCCGGCTCTCATCGGCTCATCTGTGACCTTCACGGCCAAGTTGGAGTACCCGCCGTGTCAGAAGGAAGATGCCAACGGGGACCTTGTCTGGGACGAGCGCTGCGAGGACGGGACAGAGCTGGAGGCCTCAG CCAACGGACAGGTTCGATCTGGTTATGTGTACAACTGGACTTCTTGGTTGGACGACTACGGCTTTGGAAAGTGTCCAGATGTGAAGAAATGCAACGTGTTCCCTGACGGGAAGCCGTTCCCTCAGAGCAGCAGCTGGCGGCGCAAGAGCTACGTCTACGTTTGGCACACGATGG GTCAGTACAATGAGACGTGTGATGGCTCGTCTTCCAGCGTGACCATCAACACAACCAACCTCCCCCTGGGGGCGGAGGTCATGGAGGTCATGGTCTACAGGAAGCGCGAGCGCAGGAAGTACTCGCCCCTCGCCACTGACAGCACCGTCTACATGGTCACAG ATAAGATCCCCCTGGCGGTCGACATCTCCCAGAAGTCCCAGGTGAACGAGTCCGTTTTCGTCCGTGCCGAGGATGTCGTCTTCAGGGTCCATCTCCATGACCCCAGCGGCTACCTGAAGACGGCAGCCTCTGTTGACTTCAAGTGGGACTTCAGCGACGGCAACCAGCTGGTGACGCACCGCGACGTCACCACGCACGCCTACAGCGCGCTGGGGCGCATGAGCGTGAGGCTGGTGGTGGAGGCAGCGTTTCCCGCTGAGTGCATGCCCACCTCCGCCGCCCCGACCGGGACGCATGTCACGTCCCCGCCTCACACAG AAACCTCTACAGCTCCACCTGGTACCCCCGCTGCTTCAACTACCATGCAGACGACACCAA CGCCAGCCAGCACCAGCCAGCCTCTCACCTCCTCCGCCACTTCCATGACGACCGGCTCCCCCACGACGGCGCCTCTCCCGTCCACTGCTTCCACGGAGTCCAGCGGCACCACCTCGCCGCCTCTCCGCGCCAGGCGTCTCAGCAGCGGCGAGTGTTTCCGCTACGCCTATGGGACCTTCACGGGCAACATCACCATCGTTG AGCCAAAGCACCCGCTGAACAGCTGGCCAAAAAGTCGCATTGTGGATGTGTCAGCTGTCAGAGTGACCAACACGAATGTCAACTTCCGGGTGAAATGTCTGGGCAG CATCCCCACCTCGGCCTGCACCATCGTGTCAGACCCCAGCTGCTCTCACGTGAGCAGCATCTTGTGCGACGACGTGCCGCCGTCGCCGGAGTGCGAGGTGCGTCTGAGGCGAAGGTTCCTGGAGCCCGGCACCTACTGCGTGAACATCACCCTGGAGAACTCCAGCAGCATGGCGCTGGCCAGCACCACCGTCACCATCAGCAAGTCCCAAGATTCTCCTG GGCCTAAAACTCCCAACACTGCAGGGATGGTGCTCTCTTCCTGCGCTGTGATAGTGGCCGTCTTTGCAATTATTGCCTATCTGGTCTACAA GCGTCACAAGGTCTACCGGCCGGTCTGGAGGGCGGTAGTTGAGGACGCTCATGGCCGTGCTGCGGCTGGAGGTCACATGGTTCGCCTGAAGGAGGCGCTCTTTCCCTCCAACGAGGAGAAGCGTCACCTGCTGACAGAGAGACACCCTCTGTAG